In a single window of the Candidatus Nanosynbacter featherlites genome:
- a CDS encoding transketolase family protein: MMYLRGDWQTPTYASVRGGFGDGLVALAKQDDRVVALSADLVGSVGFGKFAQHIGAPRLIEVGVAEQNLVTVASGLAAMGNIPFAASYASFSPGRNWEQIRTTICLNNQPVKVVGSHAGLNVGPDGATHQMLEDIALMRSLPNMVVLAPGDAHEAELMAAAMVADSRPNYVRLPRADMPLFLGYDNFEIGKAYVLREGKDVALLGTGTMTYQLLLAAEILANQHSIQAEVIHFPTIKPLDEAAVLSAAQKCGCMVTAEEGQIAGGFGSSVAELLSEQLPVKMKRIGANDMFGESGSMVELWQKHGLDVDSVVSNVVDFLQ, encoded by the coding sequence ATGATGTATCTGCGTGGTGACTGGCAAACGCCCACGTATGCTTCGGTGCGAGGTGGCTTTGGTGATGGTTTGGTTGCACTGGCCAAGCAGGATGACCGCGTCGTGGCGCTTAGTGCAGACTTGGTAGGAAGTGTCGGCTTTGGTAAATTTGCTCAGCATATCGGTGCGCCGAGACTCATTGAAGTTGGTGTGGCGGAACAAAATTTAGTGACGGTGGCGTCTGGGCTAGCAGCCATGGGCAACATCCCGTTTGCCGCTAGCTACGCTTCGTTTAGTCCGGGCCGCAACTGGGAACAGATTCGGACGACGATTTGTTTAAATAATCAGCCGGTCAAGGTGGTCGGTTCACATGCAGGGCTGAACGTGGGTCCAGATGGTGCGACCCACCAAATGCTGGAGGATATCGCGCTGATGCGGAGCTTACCAAACATGGTGGTGCTGGCGCCGGGCGACGCGCACGAGGCGGAGCTGATGGCGGCGGCGATGGTGGCTGATTCGCGGCCAAATTATGTGCGGTTGCCGCGGGCTGATATGCCACTGTTTCTCGGGTATGATAATTTTGAAATTGGCAAAGCTTACGTGTTGCGCGAAGGAAAAGACGTGGCGTTGCTGGGCACTGGCACGATGACCTATCAATTGCTTCTGGCAGCGGAAATACTGGCAAATCAGCATAGCATCCAGGCGGAGGTTATTCATTTCCCGACCATCAAGCCGTTGGATGAGGCAGCAGTGCTGAGCGCCGCCCAAAAATGCGGCTGTATGGTGACGGCAGAAGAAGGGCAGATTGCTGGCGGGTTTGGCTCAAGTGTGGCGGAACTACTCAGTGAACAATTGCCGGTGAAAATGAAACGGATTGGTGCCAATGACATGTTTGGTGAGTCTGGCTCAATGGTCGAGCTGTGGCAAAAGCACGGCCTGGACGTCGACTCAGTAGTTAGTAACGTAGTCGATTTTCTCCAATGA
- the argH gene encoding argininosuccinate lyase, with protein MASKLWQSTATGSLHPLVETYTVGDDQVLDQHLLGHDITATKAHAHMLEKIGVLTSDEYQQLAAALDELLNEWKTGAFTLTSEHEDGHTAIELYLTEKLGPIGKKVHTGRSRNDQALVMMRLFIKTELEAVAKKLEAVAQAYAGKIAVIGQTEMPGYTHTQKAMPTTVSMWLGSYHDAFHDLQQLVAHSITAIDQNPLGSAAGFGVTLPLDRQMTTSELGFAKVQENPMYCGLSRGVFELIAVQALNPIMVFAGKFAEDMLLFTSQEFNYFKLPVTMTTGSSIMPHKRNYDVFEIMRATAHAYPNYALQLQAISTGAGSGYHRDLQLTKKITMDAFTSALDTLEVLTLCVSELEANTDRLAEAMTDELYTVAKINELVEKGVPFRDAYQQVKQSFLGE; from the coding sequence ATGGCAAGTAAACTATGGCAATCAACCGCAACTGGCTCACTTCATCCATTAGTCGAGACATACACCGTTGGTGACGATCAGGTATTGGACCAGCACTTACTCGGTCACGACATTACCGCGACCAAAGCGCATGCTCACATGCTAGAAAAAATTGGCGTGCTGACCAGCGACGAATATCAACAATTGGCAGCCGCCTTGGACGAGCTGCTGAACGAGTGGAAAACTGGTGCCTTCACGCTCACCAGCGAGCACGAAGATGGCCACACCGCTATTGAGCTATATCTGACAGAAAAACTCGGACCAATTGGCAAAAAGGTTCATACTGGTCGAAGCCGCAATGACCAAGCCTTGGTGATGATGCGACTATTTATCAAAACGGAGCTTGAGGCAGTAGCCAAAAAGCTGGAAGCAGTCGCTCAGGCCTATGCTGGCAAAATTGCCGTCATTGGCCAGACCGAGATGCCTGGCTACACCCACACCCAAAAAGCCATGCCAACCACGGTCAGTATGTGGCTTGGCTCATATCACGATGCGTTTCATGACCTCCAGCAATTGGTGGCACACAGCATCACCGCCATCGATCAAAACCCGCTGGGTAGCGCTGCTGGCTTTGGCGTTACTCTGCCACTTGACCGCCAGATGACGACCAGTGAGTTAGGCTTCGCTAAAGTACAGGAAAATCCCATGTACTGCGGCTTGTCGCGCGGCGTGTTTGAGCTGATTGCCGTGCAAGCACTCAACCCAATCATGGTCTTTGCTGGCAAATTTGCCGAAGACATGTTGCTGTTTACCTCTCAGGAGTTTAACTATTTCAAGCTGCCTGTTACCATGACCACTGGATCGTCCATCATGCCGCACAAACGTAACTACGACGTCTTTGAGATCATGCGCGCCACCGCCCACGCTTATCCAAACTACGCTTTGCAACTCCAAGCTATTTCGACAGGTGCCGGCAGTGGCTATCACCGCGACTTGCAGTTGACCAAAAAGATCACCATGGATGCCTTCACGTCGGCACTCGACACTCTGGAAGTTCTGACACTCTGTGTCAGTGAACTGGAGGCTAACACTGACCGATTGGCTGAGGCGATGACCGATGAACTTTACACCGTCGCCAAGATTAACGAATTGGTGGAAAAAGGCGTGCCATTCCGCGACGCCTACCAGCAGGTCAAACAATCATTTCTGGGTGAATAA
- a CDS encoding TIGR00730 family Rossman fold protein, producing the protein MTDKKDLVCIPREIELQAAMFRLGNINEEIQKGYDILKKYHKTVTFFGSARTCPDSPYYQAAKEASERLASLGYAVVSGGGHGIMGAANEGANKAVQKGARAAGGESIAFNIKLPHEQDLNEYATESFEFQHFAPRKIVMTMYADAYIYFPGGFGTLDELAEILTLIQTQKTNRVPVILFDTAFWSDLDAFFRDHMLAESAIVKEDLDIYTITDSVDEIIDIVTANKTYCDH; encoded by the coding sequence ATGACAGACAAAAAAGATCTGGTGTGTATACCACGCGAAATTGAACTCCAAGCTGCGATGTTCCGTTTGGGTAATATTAATGAGGAAATTCAAAAAGGTTATGATATCCTCAAAAAATATCATAAGACAGTAACCTTTTTCGGTTCGGCACGCACCTGCCCAGACAGCCCATATTACCAAGCTGCCAAAGAAGCGTCTGAGCGTTTGGCAAGCTTGGGCTATGCGGTTGTCTCTGGTGGTGGCCATGGTATCATGGGTGCCGCCAACGAAGGAGCCAACAAAGCGGTGCAAAAAGGTGCGCGCGCTGCTGGTGGTGAATCAATCGCCTTTAACATCAAGCTACCACACGAACAAGATTTGAATGAGTATGCAACCGAGTCGTTTGAGTTCCAACATTTTGCTCCCCGCAAAATTGTCATGACCATGTACGCTGACGCCTACATTTATTTCCCTGGTGGTTTTGGCACCTTGGACGAATTGGCGGAGATATTGACCTTGATCCAGACACAGAAAACTAACCGCGTGCCAGTCATCTTGTTTGACACGGCGTTCTGGAGCGATTTGGATGCTTTCTTCCGCGACCACATGTTAGCCGAATCAGCAATCGTCAAAGAAGACCTTGATATTTACACCATCACTGACAGTGTCGACGAAATCATCGACATCGTTACCGCCAACAAAACCTATTGCGACCACTAA
- a CDS encoding carbohydrate kinase family protein: protein MAKIITIGAAVQDVFLSHSPALAPVCESPERCFQRLELGSKIDVNQIHFSTGGGATNAAVTFARQGHQTQFMGVVGRDPAGQAVLDALDSESVGTQLVKFSDKYNTGYSVMLLAPNGERTILTYRGASTHYHPSDFSLENVQADWLYVSNLAGQMQTLSKLFTQARERGIKICFNPGKKELAQRELLLGLLQDVDILTVNKEEMQQLVEGSDLESLIRHGLYLVPTLLVTDGANGSMASDGKTIVRAGMYEDVPAIDRTGAGDAFASGFLSRWAEGGSLRESVIFGSANSSAVVAKISAKAGILYKGTSLHEMPLQERSI from the coding sequence ATGGCCAAAATCATTACCATTGGTGCTGCCGTTCAAGACGTATTCCTGAGCCATTCGCCAGCTTTGGCACCAGTTTGTGAAAGCCCAGAACGTTGTTTTCAGCGTCTGGAGCTGGGTTCAAAAATTGATGTCAATCAGATTCATTTTTCTACCGGCGGCGGCGCTACTAATGCGGCCGTCACCTTTGCTCGTCAGGGTCATCAAACGCAGTTCATGGGGGTTGTTGGGCGCGATCCAGCAGGCCAGGCAGTGTTGGACGCGCTAGACAGTGAAAGTGTTGGCACGCAGCTAGTGAAATTCTCTGACAAATACAACACGGGATATTCAGTCATGCTCCTAGCGCCAAATGGCGAGCGGACTATTTTGACCTATCGTGGTGCCTCCACACACTATCATCCAAGCGATTTTTCTCTGGAAAATGTTCAGGCGGATTGGCTGTATGTTTCCAACCTAGCGGGACAAATGCAAACGCTCAGTAAACTGTTTACTCAAGCGCGCGAACGCGGCATCAAAATTTGTTTTAATCCTGGCAAAAAAGAGTTGGCGCAGCGCGAATTGTTGCTTGGCTTGCTGCAAGATGTAGATATTTTGACTGTCAATAAAGAGGAAATGCAGCAGCTTGTTGAAGGAAGTGATTTGGAGAGTTTGATTCGCCACGGGCTGTATTTGGTACCGACACTGCTGGTCACAGATGGTGCTAACGGCTCCATGGCGAGCGATGGCAAGACGATTGTCCGTGCTGGCATGTATGAAGACGTCCCGGCCATCGACAGAACAGGAGCTGGTGATGCATTTGCCTCAGGATTTTTGAGTAGATGGGCAGAGGGCGGCAGTTTGCGAGAGTCGGTTATTTTTGGCAGCGCAAACTCCAGCGCCGTCGTTGCGAAAATTAGTGCTAAGGCGGGAATTTTATATAAAGGCACTAGTCTACACGAGATGCCGCTACAGGAAAGGAGTATATAA
- a CDS encoding class II fructose-bisphosphate aldolase: MGLSISEIRQNTTRARHLMQRTRAQHFAVGAFNIDNQETLIAVARAAQKLQSPVLVEVSDAEVKAMGLENVRDLVDNYKAEYGIEMYLNLDHGPTVEGCKRAIDAGYEFVHIDISQANHDASDEEIIAKTREVVEYAKFTGALVESEPHYFGGSSNVHTEAIDYEEIKKTFSTPDGARAFVEATGVDTFAAAVGNLHGKYPVPKVLDLELLARIREALHCQISLHGGSGTPLHYFEDAAKIGVSKININSDMRYAFRTTLEKTLRENPNEYAIVKLMPEVYLAVQKVVEEKIMAFGSSGRAVI, translated from the coding sequence ATGGGACTATCAATTTCAGAGATTCGACAAAACACGACGCGGGCGCGTCATTTAATGCAGCGGACACGGGCGCAACATTTTGCGGTCGGGGCGTTTAACATTGACAATCAAGAAACGCTAATTGCCGTGGCACGGGCAGCACAGAAACTCCAGTCACCAGTGTTGGTGGAAGTGTCAGACGCCGAGGTGAAGGCCATGGGACTGGAGAATGTGCGCGATCTGGTGGATAACTACAAGGCTGAATACGGCATTGAGATGTACTTAAATCTAGATCACGGACCGACGGTCGAGGGCTGTAAACGAGCCATTGATGCGGGCTACGAGTTTGTGCACATTGACATTTCTCAGGCAAATCACGACGCTTCTGATGAGGAAATCATCGCCAAAACTCGCGAGGTTGTGGAGTATGCCAAATTTACCGGCGCACTGGTTGAGTCTGAGCCACACTATTTTGGCGGCAGCTCCAACGTTCATACCGAAGCCATTGATTATGAAGAGATCAAGAAGACTTTTTCCACACCAGACGGCGCGCGGGCGTTTGTCGAGGCGACGGGGGTTGATACTTTTGCAGCGGCAGTCGGCAACTTGCACGGTAAATATCCAGTGCCGAAAGTGCTGGATTTGGAATTATTGGCACGTATCCGCGAGGCGCTGCACTGCCAGATTTCGCTCCACGGCGGGTCGGGCACACCGCTGCACTACTTTGAAGATGCGGCAAAAATTGGCGTTTCCAAAATAAACATCAACTCCGACATGCGCTACGCTTTCCGCACCACACTGGAAAAAACTTTGCGTGAAAATCCGAATGAATATGCCATCGTTAAGCTGATGCCTGAGGTGTATTTGGCAGTCCAGAAAGTCGTCGAAGAAAAAATCATGGCATTTGGTTCAAGCGGAAGGGCGGTGATCTAA